One genomic window of Candidatus Eisenbacteria bacterium includes the following:
- a CDS encoding glycosyltransferase encodes MNPTPFNPGPPESAAPRAGVRPAAAPRFSVILPTRNRKLPLLRALASLESQSLPRETYEIIVVDDGCVDGTAAALEARARAGGLSVARTPGLGPAAARNAGLALARGRILAFTDDDCEVPREWLERLADALGPGGADAVGGSARNGLPSALAGVYQDMAGHFYRVHNREPGRARFLTTNNFACRRRALDAVGGFDERFRLGGSDREMAQRMVERGLRVDYRPELTVMHFHHFRLLTFLRHLYLQGKGSHLYRRVIARERPSPAGGLGVAGYARMLAGVARGHGWRGGALRVGLALLGQAAVLAGFAVAAAQSPGSGKNIERARA; translated from the coding sequence ATGAACCCCACCCCGTTCAACCCCGGTCCTCCGGAGTCTGCGGCCCCCCGCGCCGGTGTCCGGCCCGCAGCCGCCCCGCGCTTCTCTGTGATCCTGCCCACGCGCAACCGCAAGCTGCCGCTGCTCCGGGCGCTGGCATCCCTCGAGTCGCAGTCGCTCCCCCGGGAGACATACGAGATCATCGTCGTGGACGACGGCTGCGTGGATGGCACGGCCGCGGCGCTGGAAGCGCGAGCGCGGGCCGGGGGGCTGAGTGTGGCGCGCACCCCGGGCCTCGGCCCTGCGGCGGCGCGCAACGCGGGACTGGCGCTGGCCCGCGGGCGGATCCTGGCGTTCACCGACGACGATTGCGAAGTCCCGAGGGAGTGGCTGGAGCGCCTGGCCGACGCCCTGGGGCCGGGCGGAGCCGACGCGGTGGGGGGGAGCGCGCGGAACGGGCTGCCCTCGGCGCTGGCCGGGGTGTACCAGGACATGGCCGGGCATTTCTATCGCGTCCACAACCGGGAACCGGGGCGGGCCCGCTTCCTCACCACCAACAACTTCGCGTGTCGCCGGAGAGCGCTCGATGCAGTGGGGGGCTTCGACGAACGGTTCCGGCTCGGAGGCTCGGACCGCGAGATGGCCCAGCGGATGGTGGAGCGGGGACTGCGGGTGGACTACCGGCCGGAGCTCACGGTGATGCACTTCCACCATTTCCGCCTGCTCACGTTCCTCCGGCACCTGTACCTCCAGGGGAAGGGCTCCCACCTGTACCGCCGCGTGATCGCGCGCGAGCGGCCTTCTCCGGCCGGCGGACTCGGCGTCGCCGGATATGCCCGCATGCTCGCGGGCGTGGCCCGCGGGCACGGGTGGCGGGGAGGGGCGCTGCGCGTGGGCCTGGCGCTGCTGGGGCAGGCCGCGGTGCTGGCGGGCTTCGCGGTGGCCGCGGCTCAGTCCCCGGGCTCGGGAAAGAACATCGAGCGGGCGCGGGCGTAG
- a CDS encoding aspartate kinase, whose protein sequence is MSLLIQKYGGTSVGSPERLRSVAARVARTRRTGQDLVVVVSAMGETTDQLVELARRIHPDPPRREMDMLLTTGERISMALLAMALRLEQIEAISFTGSQSGIITDTAHGRARILEVRGDRIRQELARGRVVIVAGFQGVSREREVTTLGRGGSDTTAVALAASLGAECCEIYTDVPGVMTADPRHVPGARLIPHLDYRSALTLTSLGAGVLVPRAACLGYSLSVPIVVRSSWDDGPGTRIDGEVSVEGIRPVAVTCAASVEWLELPAGRGGEELEGYQLLLLQQDAGAPARVLAQAPEGTPRPKGARVLAAGDLASLVTSGGPAAQLARRARATAESEGIGALASFAGPGHYSLLVRPGRGAALCAAWHRDLLALPGEGGA, encoded by the coding sequence ATGAGCCTGCTGATTCAGAAATACGGGGGAACCTCCGTCGGCAGCCCGGAGCGCCTCCGCTCGGTGGCCGCCCGGGTGGCCCGGACCAGGCGGACCGGGCAGGACCTGGTGGTGGTGGTTTCCGCCATGGGCGAGACCACCGACCAGCTGGTGGAGCTGGCCCGGCGCATCCACCCCGACCCTCCCCGGCGGGAGATGGACATGCTGCTGACCACCGGGGAGCGTATCTCGATGGCCCTGCTGGCCATGGCCCTGCGGCTGGAGCAGATCGAGGCCATCTCGTTCACCGGCTCCCAGAGCGGGATCATCACCGACACCGCGCACGGGCGCGCGCGCATCCTCGAGGTGCGTGGCGACCGCATTCGCCAGGAACTTGCGCGGGGTCGCGTGGTCATCGTGGCCGGCTTCCAGGGCGTGTCCCGCGAGCGCGAGGTCACCACCCTGGGTCGCGGCGGCTCCGACACCACCGCCGTGGCGCTGGCGGCGTCCCTCGGCGCGGAGTGCTGCGAGATCTACACCGACGTGCCGGGCGTGATGACCGCCGACCCGCGCCATGTCCCCGGCGCGCGCCTCATCCCCCACCTCGACTACCGCAGCGCGCTCACCCTGACCAGCCTGGGCGCGGGCGTGCTCGTGCCGCGCGCCGCGTGCCTGGGCTATTCGCTCTCGGTTCCCATCGTGGTGCGCTCGTCGTGGGACGACGGGCCCGGCACCCGCATTGACGGGGAGGTATCCGTGGAAGGCATCCGGCCCGTGGCGGTGACGTGCGCCGCCTCCGTGGAGTGGCTCGAACTGCCGGCGGGACGCGGCGGCGAGGAACTCGAAGGCTACCAGCTGCTGCTGCTCCAGCAGGACGCCGGCGCCCCCGCCCGCGTGCTCGCGCAGGCGCCCGAGGGGACCCCCCGGCCCAAGGGCGCACGGGTGCTGGCCGCCGGGGACCTGGCGTCGCTGGTCACCAGCGGCGGGCCGGCTGCGCAGCTGGCGCGCCGCGCCCGGGCCACCGCGGAGTCCGAGGGCATCGGGGCGCTGGCGTCCTTTGCCGGCCCCGGGCACTATTCGCTGCTGGTC
- a CDS encoding NnrS family protein, whose amino-acid sequence MNIPLNPMPRPAAPPKPAGPEPYRLLFPLGVVYGLAAALVWPLFAAGWIPYPGLLHMQLMIEGFELCFVLGFYLTAMPAFTHAERCRPIELGLAVASAMLLGACAAGGWAAGAHACFTAGVVLLVAATARRTRGNPMQPPEEFQFVYLGLALGLAGGALQVAASTGWLVEPAPRLGLRLASLGMELSMVLGLGSLLVPTFAGMPRPMVIRGIAQPGERAPRRRLYLPLAAAMLLAFVSEALGLPLVGAWLRAASASAVALMVWKIYLLPGRRDATGFSLWGSGWMVVAGLWGAVAFPARAVAFHHAVFIGGFGLITLGIATRVVVTHGGYALTREKRLLGPATALAVLLSLAARLGAEVPLQQSSRAWVMGLGISGALWAVAWVLWSSGAAGPIVRRDPAGPHAPAPPGEPAARVEALPRGATSRLREG is encoded by the coding sequence ATGAACATCCCCCTGAACCCCATGCCACGCCCCGCGGCTCCCCCCAAGCCCGCGGGCCCGGAGCCCTACCGGCTGCTGTTTCCCCTGGGAGTGGTCTATGGCCTCGCGGCCGCGCTGGTGTGGCCGCTGTTCGCCGCCGGCTGGATCCCCTACCCGGGGCTGCTGCACATGCAGCTGATGATCGAGGGTTTCGAGCTGTGCTTCGTGCTCGGGTTCTACCTCACCGCGATGCCCGCCTTCACGCACGCGGAGCGCTGCCGGCCGATCGAGCTGGGGCTGGCGGTGGCGAGCGCGATGCTGCTGGGAGCGTGCGCCGCGGGCGGCTGGGCCGCCGGCGCGCACGCGTGCTTCACCGCGGGCGTGGTGCTCCTCGTGGCCGCGACCGCGCGCCGCACGCGGGGCAATCCCATGCAGCCGCCCGAGGAATTCCAGTTCGTGTACCTGGGGCTGGCCCTGGGCCTGGCGGGCGGTGCGCTGCAGGTGGCCGCCTCCACCGGCTGGTTGGTGGAGCCCGCGCCGCGCCTGGGGCTGCGCCTGGCCTCGCTGGGCATGGAGCTCTCGATGGTGCTGGGGCTGGGCAGCCTGCTGGTGCCGACATTCGCCGGCATGCCGCGACCCATGGTGATCCGCGGCATCGCGCAGCCCGGGGAGCGCGCTCCCCGCCGCCGCCTCTACCTGCCCCTGGCCGCGGCGATGCTGCTGGCGTTTGTCTCCGAGGCCCTCGGGCTCCCCTTGGTCGGCGCGTGGCTGCGCGCGGCATCGGCCAGCGCGGTGGCGCTGATGGTGTGGAAGATCTACCTGCTGCCCGGGCGCCGCGACGCCACCGGCTTCTCCCTGTGGGGCTCCGGGTGGATGGTCGTGGCCGGGCTGTGGGGTGCGGTGGCATTCCCGGCCCGCGCGGTGGCCTTCCACCACGCGGTGTTCATCGGGGGCTTCGGCCTGATCACCCTGGGCATCGCGACGCGGGTGGTGGTGACCCACGGCGGCTACGCGCTCACCCGGGAGAAGCGGCTGCTCGGGCCGGCCACCGCGCTCGCGGTGTTGCTGTCGCTCGCGGCGCGGCTGGGCGCGGAGGTGCCGCTGCAGCAGAGCTCGCGCGCCTGGGTGATGGGGTTGGGAATCAGCGGGGCGCTGTGGGCGGTGGCGTGGGTGCTGTGGAGCTCCGGCGCCGCCGGGCCCATCGTGCGGCGAGATCCAGCCGGGCCCCATGCCCCGGCCCCCCCTGGAGAGCCAGCCGCGCGGGTAGAAGCCCTCCCGCGGGGCGCCACGTCCCGCCTCCGGGAGGGCTAG
- the gatD gene encoding Glu-tRNA(Gln) amidotransferase subunit GatD, which translates to MSDNPHKGYREPCRAVMERFGITVWCEVRAHTTRGEFEGLVLPRSETSDPLHLVLKLGNGYNVGLRHDTVLTLEKTGYREAHYKIPEKAFPVDPRKPKVKLLGTGGTIASRLDYRTGAVIPAFSPGELYGSVPELADICNLDTHKLFGVFSENMGPEEYLALAEHTGQAIRAGYDGVVVGHGTDTMHHTAAALSFMVQRPPVPIVMVGSQRSSDRPSSDAAQNLINATWAAAHGQIAEVMVCMFGPTSDRYNLLHRGTRVRKMHSSYRSTFRTLGDIPLAMVENGRLTPLKDDFAPRRRDRDVTVQAAFEEKVTIVYYYPNMHPDLIDALVEKGYKGIIIAGTGLGHVNRKIYPALERAHRAGVQLYMALQTLWGFVQMYVYETGREILELGVVPLANMLPEVAYIKLGWALGVHPHDPAAVRELMTRNVAGETTEREPHDGYLVFQGGVPEIHEFLGKVWK; encoded by the coding sequence ATGAGCGACAATCCCCACAAGGGCTACCGCGAGCCGTGCCGGGCGGTGATGGAGCGCTTCGGGATCACGGTGTGGTGCGAGGTGCGCGCGCACACCACGCGCGGCGAGTTCGAGGGCCTGGTGCTGCCGCGCTCCGAGACCTCCGATCCCCTGCACCTGGTGCTGAAGCTGGGCAACGGCTACAACGTGGGCCTGCGCCACGACACCGTGCTCACGCTGGAGAAGACCGGCTACCGGGAGGCGCACTACAAGATCCCCGAGAAGGCGTTCCCGGTGGACCCGCGCAAGCCGAAGGTGAAGCTGCTGGGCACCGGCGGCACCATCGCCTCCCGCCTGGACTACCGCACCGGCGCGGTGATCCCCGCGTTCAGCCCCGGCGAACTGTACGGGTCGGTGCCGGAGCTGGCCGACATCTGCAACCTGGACACGCACAAGCTGTTCGGCGTGTTCTCCGAGAACATGGGCCCGGAGGAGTACCTGGCGCTGGCCGAGCACACCGGCCAGGCCATTCGCGCCGGCTACGACGGGGTGGTGGTGGGGCACGGCACCGACACCATGCACCACACCGCGGCGGCGCTCTCCTTCATGGTGCAGCGCCCGCCGGTGCCCATCGTGATGGTGGGCAGCCAGCGCTCCTCGGACCGGCCCTCCTCCGACGCGGCGCAGAACCTGATCAACGCCACCTGGGCCGCCGCCCACGGCCAGATCGCCGAGGTGATGGTGTGCATGTTCGGTCCCACGTCGGACCGCTACAACCTGCTGCACCGCGGCACCCGCGTGCGCAAGATGCACAGCAGCTACCGGAGCACCTTCCGCACCCTGGGCGACATCCCGCTGGCGATGGTGGAGAACGGCAGACTCACCCCGCTCAAGGACGACTTCGCGCCCCGGCGGCGCGACCGGGACGTGACGGTGCAGGCGGCGTTCGAGGAGAAGGTCACCATCGTCTACTACTACCCCAACATGCACCCGGACCTGATCGACGCCCTGGTGGAGAAGGGCTACAAGGGCATCATCATCGCCGGCACGGGGCTGGGGCACGTGAACCGCAAGATCTACCCGGCGCTGGAGCGGGCCCACCGGGCGGGTGTACAGTTGTACATGGCGCTGCAGACCCTGTGGGGCTTCGTGCAGATGTACGTGTACGAGACCGGGCGCGAGATCCTGGAACTGGGTGTGGTGCCCCTGGCGAACATGCTGCCGGAGGTGGCCTACATCAAGCTGGGCTGGGCGCTGGGGGTGCACCCGCACGACCCCGCCGCGGTCCGGGAGTTGATGACGCGCAACGTGGCGGGGGAGACCACCGAGCGGGAACCGCACGACGGCTACCTGGTGTTCCAGGGCGGCGTGCCGGAGATCCACGAGTTCCTGGGCAAGGTCTGGAAATAG
- a CDS encoding divalent-cation tolerance protein CutA, with product MTGKVVVISTFATEEDAALTVNKLVSERFIACGTLLPGARSIYRWQGKLQDDREVVVLMKTDLDHWPALRDRLEELHPYETPEILALPVSAGSPAYLAWLERQLDEA from the coding sequence ATGACCGGCAAAGTCGTCGTGATCAGCACCTTCGCCACGGAGGAGGACGCCGCCCTCACGGTGAACAAGCTCGTGTCCGAGCGGTTCATCGCCTGCGGCACCCTGCTGCCCGGGGCGCGCTCCATCTACCGCTGGCAGGGCAAGCTCCAGGACGACCGCGAGGTGGTGGTGCTGATGAAGACCGACCTGGACCACTGGCCGGCGCTGCGCGACCGGCTCGAGGAGCTGCACCCCTACGAGACACCCGAGATCCTGGCCCTGCCGGTGTCGGCGGGCTCCCCCGCCTACCTCGCGTGGCTGGAGCGGCAACTGGACGAAGCCTAG
- the gatE gene encoding Glu-tRNA(Gln) amidotransferase subunit GatE, whose amino-acid sequence MTSERPAAPAAAAIPADWNPRRDPPLDFPDLEPFEMTPADYRTLGFLSGLEVHQQLLTRGKLFCRCPAGRRVTRVDAEVLRHMRPTLSELGEYDGCALMEFKTKKEIVYLLERGSVCTYEMDDTPPFPIDEEAIRLALEVALLFHLNLVSELHVMRKQYLDGSIPTGFQRTAMLGLAGEIPFRVPALGVDRPLRIRQFSLEEDSCREVSDVGHRITFRTDRLGTPLIETVTEPDFLTPLEVQAGGRLLARVAQASGKVRRGAGAARQDTNVSVAGGRRVEIKGVGHHRGLPLLTHVEAFRQLNLLRIRAELLRRGVTAAQLPVPGPGLPWEGAAGVVDATSTLRRCDYMPIRDALDRRESVVALRLPGFEGLLTRRTQPGVTFAREFAGRVRVIACLTGRPFLIHSDLADYGPSQAEWRSLHKAVGAERGDAVVVLWGAAADVATAVREVYLRARDALEGVPAETRQSHPDGTNGFERILPGADRMYPDTDTPPKAIPDAWVHEITARLPERPWDREDRYRVLGLDGALAAALACAPPAAALFDAAEPPAGAHARRVAGALLKLPPRRLRRMGAMPDPGPERLKALVAALARGDFRPEAFDRALERALRQPALAVGDIVAAFRPRAGDDAELDGLVRATAAAAAREARSPDAGARLRWALGRVTPALLGRVEPGVIRERLEAALRGIPVEAVP is encoded by the coding sequence ATGACCTCCGAACGCCCGGCCGCCCCGGCGGCGGCCGCGATTCCCGCCGACTGGAACCCCCGGCGCGATCCTCCCCTCGATTTCCCGGACCTCGAGCCGTTCGAGATGACCCCCGCGGACTACCGCACCCTGGGCTTCCTGTCGGGGCTGGAGGTCCACCAGCAGCTCCTCACCCGCGGCAAGCTGTTCTGCCGCTGCCCGGCCGGCCGGCGCGTCACCCGGGTGGACGCCGAGGTGCTGCGGCACATGCGTCCCACGCTCAGCGAGCTGGGCGAGTACGACGGCTGCGCGCTGATGGAGTTCAAGACGAAGAAGGAGATCGTCTACCTGCTGGAGCGCGGCTCGGTGTGCACCTACGAGATGGACGACACGCCGCCATTTCCCATCGACGAGGAGGCCATTCGACTGGCGCTCGAGGTGGCGCTGCTGTTCCACCTGAACCTGGTCTCCGAGCTGCACGTGATGCGCAAGCAGTACCTGGACGGGTCCATTCCCACCGGGTTCCAGCGCACCGCCATGCTGGGGCTCGCCGGGGAGATCCCGTTCCGGGTGCCGGCGCTGGGGGTGGACCGGCCCCTGCGGATCCGGCAGTTCTCGCTGGAGGAGGATTCCTGCCGCGAGGTGAGCGACGTGGGGCACCGGATCACATTTCGCACCGACCGCCTGGGCACGCCGCTGATCGAGACGGTGACCGAGCCGGACTTCCTCACCCCGCTGGAGGTGCAGGCCGGCGGGCGGCTGCTGGCGCGGGTGGCGCAGGCCAGCGGCAAGGTCCGGCGCGGGGCCGGGGCGGCGCGCCAGGACACCAATGTGTCCGTGGCCGGCGGGCGGCGCGTCGAGATCAAGGGAGTGGGCCACCACCGCGGCCTGCCGCTCCTGACGCACGTGGAGGCCTTCCGCCAGCTCAACCTGCTCCGCATCCGCGCGGAGCTGTTGCGCCGCGGCGTGACCGCCGCGCAACTTCCCGTGCCCGGCCCCGGGCTGCCGTGGGAGGGTGCCGCCGGGGTGGTGGACGCCACGTCCACGCTCCGGCGCTGCGACTACATGCCCATCCGTGACGCGCTGGACCGCCGCGAGTCGGTGGTGGCGCTGCGCCTGCCGGGGTTCGAGGGCCTGCTGACCCGTCGCACCCAGCCGGGCGTGACCTTTGCGCGCGAATTCGCCGGGCGCGTGCGGGTGATCGCCTGCCTCACCGGGCGACCGTTCCTGATCCACTCCGATCTTGCCGACTACGGACCCAGCCAGGCCGAGTGGCGCTCGCTCCACAAGGCCGTGGGCGCGGAGCGCGGCGACGCGGTGGTGGTGCTGTGGGGTGCGGCGGCCGACGTGGCCACCGCCGTGCGCGAGGTCTACCTCAGGGCGCGCGACGCGCTGGAGGGCGTTCCCGCCGAGACCCGCCAGTCGCATCCCGACGGCACCAACGGCTTCGAGCGCATCCTGCCCGGGGCCGACCGCATGTACCCCGACACCGACACCCCGCCCAAGGCCATTCCGGACGCGTGGGTGCACGAGATCACAGCGCGCCTTCCGGAGCGCCCCTGGGACCGAGAGGACCGCTACCGGGTGCTGGGCCTGGACGGGGCGCTGGCGGCGGCCCTGGCGTGCGCGCCGCCGGCTGCGGCGCTCTTCGACGCGGCGGAGCCGCCCGCGGGAGCGCACGCGCGCCGGGTGGCGGGCGCGCTGCTGAAGCTCCCGCCGCGGAGGCTGCGCCGCATGGGCGCGATGCCGGACCCCGGGCCGGAGCGGCTGAAAGCGCTGGTGGCGGCGCTGGCGCGCGGCGACTTCCGGCCCGAAGCGTTCGATCGGGCGCTGGAGCGGGCGCTGCGCCAGCCGGCGCTGGCGGTGGGCGACATCGTGGCGGCCTTTCGCCCGCGGGCGGGCGACGACGCGGAACTGGACGGCCTGGTCCGCGCCACCGCCGCCGCCGCCGCGCGGGAGGCGCGCAGCCCGGACGCCGGGGCGAGGTTGCGCTGGGCGCTCGGCCGGGTGACCCCCGCGCTGCTCGGCCGGGTGGAGCCGGGAGTGATCCGGGAACGGCTGGAGGCGGCGCTGCGGGGGATCCCGGTGGAGGCGGTGCCATGA
- a CDS encoding Glu/Leu/Phe/Val dehydrogenase, with protein sequence MTPAGPTLSDPAPAPELTVVTPLGLPGVEGYLVVDRRVRGTAWGGLCVLPDVTLEEITASARCMTIKYGFLGLCSGGAKAALRLPPEHEPVRRRLLAELGARWSGHLRDGWNPGLDMGCSLDDLRALLLGAGQPRRAARGSDTSGVYTGWTVYFAALAALAHRGRGPKGATYVVQGFGRVGTEFARRMHAAGARLVGVSTRAGALADLDGLDLHALLELRRAFGDDWVLHAPPARRVQPEDLLQLSANVLVPAARCWALHAANRDAVRAGAVVCAANVAMDPETEVALGERGVAVVPDFVANCGGVLGTTLEGHLGPAHIFALLEGGYRRKVERLLRAAADSGVPLRALASREAETSLDRLAERGRPPAFHAARWVLARLPRFAREPLGYARARSMFFPEPGD encoded by the coding sequence GTGACCCCCGCGGGACCCACACTGTCGGACCCGGCGCCCGCGCCCGAGCTCACGGTGGTCACCCCGCTCGGGCTTCCCGGTGTGGAAGGCTACCTGGTCGTGGACCGCCGGGTGCGCGGGACCGCCTGGGGCGGCCTGTGCGTGCTGCCCGACGTCACGCTGGAGGAAATCACCGCCAGCGCCCGCTGCATGACCATTAAGTACGGCTTCCTCGGGCTGTGCTCCGGTGGCGCGAAGGCCGCACTGCGCCTGCCCCCCGAACACGAGCCGGTGCGCAGGAGGCTGCTGGCGGAGCTCGGCGCCCGCTGGAGCGGCCACCTGCGCGATGGCTGGAACCCGGGACTGGACATGGGTTGCAGCCTGGACGATCTGCGCGCGCTGCTCCTGGGAGCCGGGCAGCCGCGCCGGGCCGCCCGCGGGTCCGACACCTCGGGGGTCTACACCGGCTGGACGGTGTACTTTGCCGCCCTGGCCGCCCTCGCCCACCGGGGCCGCGGCCCGAAGGGCGCCACGTACGTGGTGCAGGGGTTCGGGCGCGTGGGCACGGAGTTTGCGCGGCGCATGCACGCCGCGGGCGCGCGCCTGGTGGGCGTGTCCACGCGCGCCGGCGCGCTGGCCGACCTGGACGGCCTGGACCTCCACGCGCTCCTGGAACTTCGCCGCGCCTTCGGGGACGACTGGGTGCTGCACGCGCCGCCGGCCCGGCGCGTGCAGCCCGAGGACCTCCTGCAGCTTTCAGCCAACGTGCTGGTGCCCGCCGCGCGCTGCTGGGCCCTGCACGCGGCCAATCGGGACGCGGTGCGGGCCGGCGCGGTGGTGTGCGCCGCGAACGTGGCGATGGACCCGGAGACCGAGGTGGCGCTCGGGGAGCGCGGCGTGGCGGTGGTGCCTGACTTCGTGGCCAACTGCGGCGGCGTGCTGGGCACGACCCTCGAGGGGCACCTGGGGCCGGCGCACATCTTCGCCCTTCTCGAGGGCGGCTACCGCCGCAAGGTCGAGCGGCTGCTGCGGGCCGCCGCGGACTCGGGCGTTCCGCTCCGTGCCCTCGCCTCCCGGGAGGCGGAGACCAGCCTGGACCGGCTCGCCGAACGGGGCCGTCCGCCCGCCTTCCACGCCGCCCGCTGGGTCTTGGCCCGGCTGCCGCGCTTCGCCCGCGAACCGCTGGGCTACGCCCGCGCCCGCTCGATGTTCTTTCCCGAGCCCGGGGACTGA
- a CDS encoding phenylacetate--CoA ligase family protein, which translates to MPVMVHSRSLPLLLAAEGARTLLTLRLMERWSPAAVRERQSRMLRRLVEHAAARVPFYRERFRRAGVRPGDIRCAGDLARLPVLDRAAVRDAGELLLDERVARDPSRLVKVSTTGSTGTPLQLRLSNADFARSWAFFAYGLLACGGRLRDRYAQVQVPGPARRPTPIERLGFMRQIYVDLREGPAAVLADLVRLRPEVVYGYPSFLALAARAAEEQRLPLPRPRRLITHGEVLTPATRALLERAFGCPVRECYGSAEVFRLAFECDHGTLHVPPTVAVVEADPATRDADGFADVLVTPLYLRAMPLIRYRLGDRVRLAESPCACGLPFQGLRGVAGRCDDLLTLPGGRHVSARAVNLMEDVPGVLEYRIVQKAPDRFEVQVRAGAGFGAASERAIESAIRDGCREPGIRVDVVRVERVPRTPNGKLAAVVSEVPAEPAGARP; encoded by the coding sequence ATGCCTGTCATGGTCCACTCCCGCTCCCTTCCGCTGCTGCTGGCCGCCGAGGGCGCCCGCACGCTGCTGACCCTGCGCCTCATGGAGCGCTGGAGCCCCGCGGCCGTGCGCGAGCGCCAGTCCCGCATGCTGCGGCGCCTCGTGGAGCACGCCGCGGCCCGCGTGCCGTTCTACCGCGAGCGGTTTCGCCGCGCCGGCGTGCGACCCGGCGACATCCGATGCGCCGGCGATCTCGCCCGCCTGCCGGTCCTGGACCGGGCCGCGGTGCGCGACGCCGGCGAACTCCTGCTCGACGAGCGCGTCGCCCGCGATCCCTCCCGGCTGGTCAAGGTCTCCACCACCGGGTCCACCGGCACGCCGCTGCAGCTGCGGCTCTCGAACGCCGACTTCGCGCGGAGCTGGGCCTTCTTCGCCTACGGGCTGCTGGCCTGCGGCGGCCGCCTGCGCGACCGGTACGCCCAGGTGCAGGTGCCCGGCCCGGCCCGCCGCCCCACGCCCATCGAGCGGCTGGGCTTCATGCGCCAGATCTACGTGGACCTGCGCGAGGGCCCGGCAGCGGTCCTCGCCGACCTCGTCCGGCTGCGACCGGAGGTGGTCTACGGATACCCCAGCTTCCTGGCGCTCGCCGCGCGCGCCGCCGAAGAGCAGCGCCTGCCGCTGCCGCGGCCCCGGCGGCTGATCACGCATGGCGAAGTGCTCACGCCCGCGACGCGCGCGCTGCTGGAGCGCGCCTTCGGCTGCCCGGTGCGCGAGTGCTACGGGAGCGCCGAGGTCTTCCGGCTGGCCTTCGAATGCGATCACGGCACGCTGCACGTGCCGCCCACCGTGGCGGTGGTGGAGGCGGATCCCGCCACGCGGGACGCCGACGGGTTCGCCGACGTGCTGGTCACGCCGCTGTACCTGCGCGCGATGCCGCTGATCCGCTACCGTCTCGGGGATCGCGTGCGTCTCGCGGAGAGCCCGTGCGCGTGCGGGCTGCCGTTCCAGGGCCTGCGCGGCGTGGCCGGCCGCTGCGACGACCTGCTGACCCTGCCCGGCGGCCGGCACGTGTCCGCCCGGGCGGTGAACTTGATGGAGGACGTGCCCGGGGTGCTGGAGTACCGCATCGTCCAGAAGGCCCCGGACCGCTTCGAAGTGCAGGTGCGCGCCGGGGCGGGCTTCGGGGCCGCGTCCGAGCGGGCCATCGAGTCGGCGATCCGCGACGGCTGCCGCGAGCCCGGGATCCGCGTGGACGTGGTCCGCGTGGAGCGGGTACCGCGCACGCCCAACGGGAAGCTGGCGGCGGTGGTCTCCGAAGTGCCGGCGGAACCGGCTGGAGCCCGACCGTGA